One stretch of Cohnella algarum DNA includes these proteins:
- a CDS encoding carbohydrate ABC transporter permease produces MVTKRSPGEIVFDGLNVVFLLVCSFAFLYPMWYVLVSSFSDPYAIASGQVTFWPIDFTIDAYKLVFDDDRIWSSYGNTMIYVVAGTLINLVLTTMGAYPLSRTNLPGKSVLMALIVFTMFFSGGLIPSYLNVRELGLYDTYWAILLPGAVSAFNLIVMRTFFQSIPEGLIESAKIDGANDFRILWQMVLPLSMPVIAVMTLFYAVSHWNSWFSAMIYLQDPNLYPLQLILREILIQSSAQNMLSGATQDAVFRMSEAIKYATIIVATVPILVIYPFLQKYFVKGVMIGAIKE; encoded by the coding sequence TTGGTTACGAAACGCAGTCCGGGAGAAATCGTGTTTGACGGCTTGAACGTGGTATTTTTGCTAGTTTGTTCGTTCGCGTTTTTATATCCGATGTGGTACGTGCTCGTGTCCTCCTTCAGCGATCCCTACGCCATCGCCTCGGGGCAGGTGACGTTCTGGCCGATCGATTTCACCATCGATGCCTACAAACTCGTTTTCGATGACGACAGAATCTGGAGCTCCTACGGAAATACGATGATTTACGTCGTCGCCGGCACGCTGATCAACCTCGTGCTGACGACGATGGGCGCCTACCCGCTGTCCAGGACCAATTTACCGGGCAAAAGCGTCCTCATGGCCTTGATCGTGTTCACGATGTTTTTCAGCGGCGGCTTGATTCCGTCGTACCTTAACGTCCGCGAGCTGGGGCTGTACGACACCTATTGGGCGATTTTGCTGCCGGGCGCGGTGAGCGCGTTCAACCTGATCGTCATGAGGACGTTTTTTCAATCGATACCGGAAGGCCTGATCGAGTCGGCCAAAATCGACGGGGCAAACGATTTCCGCATTTTGTGGCAAATGGTGCTTCCGCTGTCGATGCCGGTTATCGCGGTCATGACGCTCTTTTACGCGGTCAGCCACTGGAACAGCTGGTTTTCGGCGATGATTTATTTGCAGGACCCGAACCTGTATCCGCTGCAGCTGATTTTGCGGGAGATTTTGATCCAGTCCTCGGCGCAAAACATGCTGTCCGGAGCGACGCAGGACGCCGTGTTCCGGATGAGCGAGGCGATCAAGTACGCCACCATTATCGTAGCTACGGTGCCGATTTTGGTCATTTATCCGTTTTTGCAAAAATACTTCGTAAAAGGCGTCATGATCGGCGCGATCAAAGAATAG
- a CDS encoding ABC transporter permease, translated as MAMTAKTLASRPKEPTTSKKLARTWRRIAANRYLYLMLLPTMLYFLIFEYKPMYGLIIAFKDFNPYAGFWGSPWVGFEHFEKFFESYYFWRLLRNTFLISFYSLIIIFPASIVFALLLNELRSRKMKSVLQTISYLPHFISLIVICGMIIDFTKSDGIINSLLVGLGLISEPIQFLILPEWFRTLYVGSGLWQSVGWNSIIYLAALSGINPNLYEAAVVDGANRWKQLIHITLPGILPTVLILLILNIGNLLSVGWDKIILLYNPGTYETADVISTFVYRRGVMEADYSFSAAVGLFNSIINFTLLVVANAISRRTTKNSLW; from the coding sequence ATGGCCATGACCGCAAAAACGTTGGCCAGCCGGCCGAAAGAGCCGACGACCTCCAAAAAGCTCGCGCGAACGTGGAGGCGAATAGCGGCAAACCGGTATTTATACTTGATGCTGCTTCCGACGATGCTGTATTTTCTCATTTTCGAGTATAAACCGATGTACGGATTGATTATCGCGTTTAAGGATTTCAACCCGTACGCCGGCTTTTGGGGCAGTCCTTGGGTCGGCTTCGAGCATTTCGAAAAGTTTTTCGAAAGCTACTACTTTTGGCGGCTGCTGAGAAACACGTTCCTCATCAGCTTTTATTCGCTCATTATCATTTTTCCGGCGTCGATCGTCTTTGCGCTGCTGCTGAACGAGCTTCGCTCCCGCAAGATGAAGTCGGTCTTGCAAACGATTTCGTATTTGCCTCACTTTATTTCGCTCATCGTCATCTGCGGCATGATCATCGATTTTACGAAGTCCGACGGCATCATCAACAGCCTGCTGGTCGGCCTCGGACTGATCTCGGAGCCGATTCAATTTCTGATCCTGCCCGAATGGTTCCGGACGCTTTACGTCGGATCGGGACTTTGGCAAAGCGTTGGCTGGAATTCGATCATTTATTTGGCCGCGTTGTCGGGCATCAACCCGAACCTGTACGAGGCGGCCGTCGTGGACGGGGCAAACCGCTGGAAGCAGCTTATTCATATTACGTTGCCGGGCATTCTTCCTACCGTGCTGATTTTGCTCATTTTGAACATCGGCAATTTGCTTAGCGTCGGCTGGGACAAAATCATTCTGCTCTACAACCCGGGAACGTACGAGACGGCGGACGTCATCTCCACGTTCGTGTACAGACGGGGCGTGATGGAAGCGGACTACAGCTTCTCGGCCGCGGTCGGCCTGTTCAATTCCATCATCAACTTCACGTTGCTGGTCGTGGCGAACGCCATCAGCCGGAGAACGACGAAGAACAGCTTGTGGTAA